The following are encoded in a window of Telmatobacter sp. DSM 110680 genomic DNA:
- a CDS encoding winged helix-turn-helix domain-containing protein — protein MKIDSRADHTVRFGTFELNPRTRELYRNRSKLKLHGQPIDLLEILLEHAGELVTREELRTRLWPADTFVDFEHILNNNIKRLREALDDDANAPRFIETLPRLGYRFIAPVAVIGVRFTNPVEKPEGLDIGLSPAPPPNNENGSEINIALPTSAVEKTSTKLPAHNERDIATATIPSKIMDGVKQVVSWRWAALTSVFAFIVASAILYLLRPLPLLPVAEFTQITHDGLRKDIAGTDGVRLYLNRSPDQGGFAQVATSGGELAPVPVAFPYPYNSVLDVSPDGSTLLVSSSGGPQEKWGLWSVGVPGGSRRRLADGGIDSAAWSPDGKSVVYYEYDVGIYVMRSDGSEAHRVGPVKRPVFDLAWSPDGRRIRFTQYLDDQIWEMSSDGSGLHPLLPNWRPSSQQSGGRWTPDGRFFLFLSWSDRSSRSFSIKPPLQFWALDERRWPFRHAPAEPVQLTSGPIRWLTPVLSKDGKKIFAQGTIPRGELERYDAKTRRLQPFFGGISAQDVAFSRDGKSVAYVTFPEGVLWRANQDGSNPVQLTDPPLYPILPSWSPDGAQILFDGADSKGQMQSYIVSAQGGTPQKVFPEDKEEEWDPGWSSDGRRIVFTGNGALQILDLASHRETPVPGSAEEHSPRWSPDGRFIAGISSDGDLAVFDIKAQRWSMLDKGKGVAFPAWSRDSQFIFFLRDWGDLPGVYRVRVSGADAERVVDLKGFRSTGVFTHWMGLDAEDTPLVLHEVGTSDIYALTLETK, from the coding sequence ATGAAGATCGATTCACGGGCCGACCATACCGTTCGCTTCGGCACGTTTGAGCTCAATCCCCGCACCCGAGAGCTTTATCGGAATCGCTCTAAACTGAAACTTCACGGCCAGCCCATTGACTTGCTTGAGATTCTGCTGGAACATGCCGGCGAGTTGGTCACCCGCGAGGAACTCCGAACAAGACTCTGGCCTGCAGACACCTTCGTCGACTTCGAACATATTCTGAACAACAACATCAAAAGGCTGCGGGAGGCCTTGGACGATGACGCGAATGCACCGCGCTTTATTGAGACGCTTCCCCGCCTGGGCTACCGCTTCATCGCTCCCGTAGCAGTGATTGGAGTTCGATTCACGAATCCGGTGGAGAAGCCGGAGGGCCTTGACATCGGACTCTCTCCAGCGCCTCCGCCGAACAATGAAAATGGCAGCGAGATCAATATCGCTCTTCCAACCTCGGCCGTTGAAAAAACCTCCACCAAATTGCCTGCACATAACGAGCGCGACATTGCGACCGCTACGATCCCGTCCAAGATTATGGACGGGGTGAAACAGGTCGTCTCTTGGCGGTGGGCGGCGCTCACTTCAGTTTTCGCGTTCATTGTCGCTTCCGCAATCTTGTACCTGCTTCGCCCACTGCCCTTGCTGCCAGTAGCCGAATTTACCCAGATCACCCACGACGGTCTCCGCAAGGATATTGCTGGAACCGACGGCGTCAGGCTCTACCTCAATAGGTCTCCCGATCAGGGGGGCTTTGCCCAGGTCGCGACCTCTGGAGGAGAACTCGCGCCCGTCCCGGTTGCATTCCCGTACCCCTATAACTCTGTGCTCGATGTCTCGCCGGATGGGTCTACTTTGCTGGTTTCTTCGAGTGGGGGTCCACAAGAGAAGTGGGGCCTGTGGAGTGTGGGGGTTCCAGGAGGTTCGCGCCGGCGCCTGGCCGACGGTGGCATCGACTCTGCGGCTTGGTCTCCTGACGGGAAATCCGTCGTTTACTACGAGTACGACGTGGGCATCTATGTCATGCGGAGCGATGGCAGCGAAGCACACAGGGTGGGCCCGGTAAAGCGCCCTGTATTTGACCTGGCCTGGTCACCGGACGGCCGCAGGATCCGGTTTACCCAGTACCTGGACGACCAGATTTGGGAGATGTCGTCGGACGGCTCGGGACTCCATCCATTGCTTCCGAACTGGCGCCCCTCGTCCCAGCAGAGTGGCGGCCGTTGGACTCCCGACGGGAGATTCTTCCTGTTCTTGTCGTGGAGCGATCGCTCGAGCAGATCATTCAGCATAAAACCGCCGCTGCAGTTCTGGGCGCTCGATGAGCGTCGCTGGCCGTTCCGGCATGCGCCCGCCGAGCCGGTTCAACTGACCTCCGGCCCAATCCGCTGGCTCACACCCGTTCTCAGTAAGGACGGGAAAAAGATCTTTGCTCAAGGCACCATCCCACGCGGAGAACTGGAACGCTACGATGCGAAAACCCGTCGCTTGCAACCCTTCTTCGGAGGTATCTCTGCGCAAGACGTCGCCTTCTCCAGGGATGGTAAGTCGGTAGCGTATGTCACTTTTCCTGAAGGTGTCCTGTGGAGGGCCAACCAGGATGGCAGCAATCCAGTCCAACTAACCGACCCGCCGTTATATCCGATCTTGCCCAGCTGGTCGCCGGACGGCGCCCAAATCTTGTTCGACGGTGCGGATTCGAAAGGCCAGATGCAGAGCTACATCGTTTCTGCCCAGGGCGGAACGCCTCAGAAGGTTTTCCCGGAAGACAAGGAGGAGGAGTGGGATCCGGGCTGGTCCTCCGACGGACGCAGGATTGTTTTTACAGGGAACGGCGCATTGCAGATCCTTGATCTTGCGAGCCATCGAGAAACCCCTGTGCCCGGATCGGCTGAGGAGCACTCGCCGCGATGGTCGCCTGACGGCCGATTCATCGCCGGCATCTCGTCTGATGGCGACCTGGCGGTCTTCGACATCAAGGCGCAGCGATGGTCGATGCTCGACAAGGGGAAGGGCGTTGCTTTTCCAGCGTGGTCACGGGACAGCCAATTCATTTTCTTCCTTCGCGATTGGGGCGATCTTCCAGGCGTGTATCGCGTTCGCGTTTCGGGTGCCGATGCGGAACGTGTTGTCGACCTGAAGGGGTTTCGTTCCACTGGAGTGTTTACCCACTGGATGGGCCTCGACGCGGAAGACACGCCGCTGGTGCTTCATGAAG